In the genome of Caulobacter flavus, the window AGGCCGACGCGCAGCTCCCAATGGGCGCCGTCGGCCGGTCCCTGGGCCTTGTAGGCCTCGACCGTGGCCAGGGCGCCGGGTTTGTGGACTGCGAGCGAACCGGTCATGACCTCATCCCGAAACCCGAAGATCTGAAGAAGCGTTGGCCGGGCGCGGCAGCCCCGCCACCCTCGCCTCCAGCGCCTGCAGCACCTCGCGGCGCGGACCGTAGAGGTCCATGGCGCCCTCGCGCAGCACCAGCAGCTTGTCGGCCACGCCCAGGATGTTGAGGCGATGGGCGATGACCACCAGGGCCGCTCCCCTCGCCTTCTGGGCCGCGATCGCGTGCTCCAGCGCCGTCTCGCCCTCGAAGTCGAGGTTGGAGTTTGGCTCGTCGAAGACGAACACCTGCGGGGTTCCATACAGCGCCCGGGCCAGGGCCAGGCGCTGGGCCTGGCCGGCCGACACCCCTGCCCCGCCCGGTCCCAGCGGCGTGTCGTAGGCCTGGGGCAGGCGCAGGATCATCTCGTGGGCGCCGGCCGCCGTCGCCGCCGCCACGGCCCGCTCGTCGATCTCGCGCGGGTCGCTCTCGGTGATGCTGGCGAAGCGGGCGATATTCTCCTTCACCGTGCCGGCGAACAGGCCGCAGTTCTGCGGCAGGTAGCCGATGTGAGCGGCCAGGCGCTCGGACTGCCAGTCGGCCAGGTCGGCGCCGTCGATGCGCACGCAACCCAGGTCCGGGGTCAGGGCCCCGACCAGCACCCTGGCCAGGGTGGTCTTGCCCGCGCCGCTGGGTCCGACGACGCCGATGATCTCGCCGGGATTGAGGTCGAAGGACACGCCTCGCAGGATCATGCCTGAGCCGTCGGGCGTGCGGACGCTGGCCTGCTCGGCGCGCAGCCGGCCCTTGGGTTCGGGCAGTCGGGTACGGACCGGCGCGGCCGGGGAGCGTTCGAACAGGTCGACGAGGGTCCGCAGGCCGTCGCGGGCCTGGATCACGCTCTTCCAGGCTCCGACGATCTGTTCGACGGGGGCCAGGCTGCGGCTGAGCAGGATCGAGGCGGCGATGACGCCGCCGGCCGAGATCTCGTGGCGCACCGCCAGCCAGGCGCCGGCTCCCAGCGCCAGCGACTGCAGGGTCAGCCGCAGGAAGCGGATCAGGCCGGTATAGATCCCGCCGGTGAACTGGGCGTCGGCCTGCAGCCCGACGGCGGCGCGTCGCTCGAGCAGCTGGCGCACGATCAGCGGTTCGCGCATGCCCAGCGCCTTGACCAGACCGCCATGGCTGGCGATCGCCTCCTGCGAGGCGTAGGCCTGGGCGGAGGCTTCGTTGAGGGCCTCCAGCTTGGCGCGGGTGGCCTGCTCGTTGAGGATGGCCAGGATCAGCAGGGCGCCCGCCCCGATCACCGAGATCACGCCCAGGATCGGGTGCAGCACGAAGCAGAGGGCCAGATAGATGGGGGTCCAGGGCGCATCGAGCATCGCCGTCGCGGCGGGGCCCGAAACGACGTTCCGGAAGCTGTCGAACTCGCGCATGGCCTGGCGCCGGCGCGGTCCGGCGTCGGGGCCGAGACCGCCGGTCAGCCGGGTCAGCACCTCGGGCGCCAGCAGGCGGTCGAGACGCAGGCCCAGCCGCACCAGGATGCGCTGGCGAAGGCTGTCCAGCACAGCCAGGGTGGCCAGGGCGAGGACGACCGCCATCGTCAGGAAAGCAAGCGACAGGAGCCCGCTTGTCGGCAGGACCCTGTCGTAGATCTGCAGCATGTAGAGGGTCGGCGCCAGGTACAGGATGTTGACCAAGGCGCTGAAGCCGGCGGCGATCAGCAGATGCCGCCGGCAGGTTCCGAAAGCCTCGGCCAGGGGCTCGGGAAGGACGCGCCGTCCCGAGCCTTGGACCCTGCCCGCGCCGCCCCGCCCGCTCATGCGAGGACGTCCTCGTGGTAGCGGGTCAGCATGGAGACGAACAGCTTGTCGTCTCCGTCTCCGGCGAAGGTGAAGCCGCTGATCGTGCCATTGTTGTTGTAGTCGTCGAGCGCGGTGTGCAGCGCCGCGCCAGAGCCTTGCCAGGCGGCGCTGCTCTGCTTCACGGCCGGGCCGTTGAAGTCGGCGATGCCGTCATGGTTGGCGTCGGCGTACTGCTGCAGCCAGTCGATCGCCTGGTTCATCTTGGCCGCGGGACTGTTCGGATCGAGCGGATCGCCCGAACTGTTGCCGGCCTCGAAGTTCAGCCAGGCGGCGATGACGTCGCGACCCAGGACGTAGCGGGCGTCCTGCGAGGGCTTCTGCGAGGCGTCGATCACCTTCAGCGCCAGGGCCAGCGACATCTGCAGGGTGTCTTCGCCGGCGTCGGTGATCCCGTTGCCGTTGTCGTCGCCCAGCAGGATGTAGCGTTCCTCCTTGTTGCTGTTGCCCGGGTCGGGGCCGTCGACGATGCCGTTGTTGTAGGCCAGCAGCTCTCCGTCGGGGAAATCAGGGCCGGACTTGGTCTCGTTGCCCACCGTACCGTCCCAGAAGGTCAGGCCGTTGGGCGAGAGCCAGAAGCCTGGCGTCCGCACGCCGACCGTGTCGATCAGGCCGTAGTAGTAGGCCAGGTCGTGGTCGCTGGCCGTGCCGCCGGAATAGCTGCCCGAAGCGGTGGCGTCGTTGACGTGCTGGCCGGCGGTCCAGGGCGCGGAGATCTGGAATTCGGTGCTCGCGCCGACCGCCAGGGTCCCGACATCACGCGCCGTGCCCGCCGCCGCGCCGTTCAGGTCGAACACCGTGTCGGTGACCGACGCATTGGTCAGGGTCACGTTGCCGGTATTGGCGACCACGAACTTGAACATGATGTTGGCGCCGGAAGTGGCGATCGGCCCCATGGGGTCGTCCGCGTCGTTCCAGGTCGCGCCGCCGTCGATCGAGACGTACTTCTCGATGTCGATGGCGGCCCGTTGCGCGACGGGCACGCTGGCGTCGTCGGTGTCCGGCCCGGTCTGGTTGGAGTCGGCCGTGGCCGTGTTCTCCAGCTGGCCGTCGCCGCCGCCGTTGGAGTCGAGCTCGGCCTGGGTCACGGTGTGCTTGGCCGTGTAGCCCCAGGTCTCGCCCACCTCGAGCAGGCCGTCGTTGTCGCCCACGACGTCAGCGCCGCGAACGATCGAGCCGGCGTCGGCATAGGGGTCCGTCACCGTCACGCCGTCCAGCGTGGTGTTGCCGGTGTTGGCGACGGTGATGACGTAGCTGATCTGTTCGCCGGCCGCGTCGGCCGTGCCTCCGGGGACGGTGGCGTCCTTGGTGATGTTGAGGCTGGGCCGGCGATCGACGGGCACGCTGGCGTCGTCGGTGTCGGGTCCGGTCTGGTTGGAGTCGGCGGTGGCGGTGTTCTCCAGGGCGCCGTCGCCGCCGCCGTTGGAGTCGATCTCGGCCTGGGTCACGGTGTGCTTGGCGGTGTAGCCCCAGGTTTCACCGACCTCGAGCAGGCCGTCATTGTCGCCCACGACGTCAGCGCCACGAACGATCGAGCCGGCGTCGGCATAGGGGTCGGTGACGGTCACGCCGTCCAGCGTGGTGTTGCCGGTGTTGGCGACGGTGATGACGTAGCTGATCTGCTCGCCGGCCGCGTCGGCCGTACCGCCGGGGACGGTGGCGTCCTTGGTGATGTTCAGGCTGGGCCGGCGATCGACCGGGACGCTGGCGTCGTCGGTGTCAGGGCCGGTCTGGTTGGAGTCGGCGGTGGCGGTGTTCTCCAGGGCGCCGTCGCCGCCGCCATTGGAGTCGATCTCGGCCTGGGTCACGGTGTGCTTGGCCGTGTAGCCCCAGGTCTCGCCCACTTCGAGCAGGCCGTCATTGTCGCCCACCACATCGGCGCCGCGAACGATCGAGCCGGCGTCGGCATAGGGGTCCGTCACCGTCACGCCGTCCAGCGTGGTGTTGCCGGTATTGGCGACGGTGATGACGTAGCTGATCTGCTCGCCGGCCGCGTCGGCCGTGCCTCCAGGGACGCTGGCGTCCTTGGTGATGTTGAGGCTGGCCCGTTGCGCGACGGGCACGCTGGCGTCGTCGGTGTCTGGGCCAGTCTGGTTGGAATCGGCCGTGGCGGTGTTCTCCAGCTGGCCGTCGCCGCCGCCGTTGGAGTCGAGCTCGGCCTGGGTGACCGTGTGCTTTGCCGTGTAGCCCCAGGTCTCGCCGACTTCGAGCAGGCCGTCATTGTCGCCCACAACGTCGGCGCCCCGGACAATCGAGCCGGCATCGGCATAGGGGTCCGTCACCGTCACGCCGTCCAGTGTGGTGTTGCCGGTGTTGGCGACGGTGATGACGTAGCTGATCTGTTCGCCGGCCGCGTCGGCCGTACCGCCGGGGACGGTGGCGTCCTTGGTGATGTTGAGGCTGGGCCGGCGATCGACGGGCACGCTGGCGTCGTCGGTGTCGGGTCCGGTCTGGTTGGAGTCGGCGGTGGCGGTGTTCTCCAGGGCGCCGTCGCCGCCGCCGTTGGAGTCGATCTCGGCCTGGGTCACGGTGTGCTTGGCGGTGTAGCCCCAGGTTTCACCCACTTCGAGCAGGCCGTCGTTGTCGCCCACGACGTCAGCGCCGCGAACGATCGAGCCTGCGTCGGCATAGGGGTCGGTGACGGTGACGCCGTCGAGCATCACGTTGCCAGTGTTGGCCACGGTGATCACGTAGCTGATCTGTTCACCCGCGGCGTCTGCCGTGCCTCCAGGGACAGTGGCGTCCTTGGTGATGTTCAGGGCCGGGTTGCGGGTCAGGGTCACGGTCTCGGGATCGCTGTCCGAAACGCTGATGCCGCTGGCCGACGAGCCCGTGGCCGTGCCGGTGTTGGTGTAGCCGCCGGCTTCGATCTCGGCCTGGCTGAACACGTGCAGCAGGCTGCCTGTGGCCGAGGCGCCGACCGCGAGGTCGTCGGCCTGGCCGTCGCCGTCCTGGTCGGTCAGGCCGGCCAGGGTGATCGGAAGGTCGTCGGCTGTGTTCCCCGGCGTGCCGTTGTCATCCATGAGGGTGACGTTCAGCAGCTTGATCGTGCCGGTGTTGGTGACCGTGAAGTTGAAGACCTGGGTGTCGCCCGCGTCGTCGCCGTTGCCATCGCCGTCGGTTCGCGTTCCGGCCGTCTTGACCACGTCGACATGGGGCGGGATCGGCTGGTTGCCGATCTGGACGTTGTAGGTGGTGGGCTCGGCCAGGGTGACGGTCTCGAAGGCGCCCGTGGTCTGGGTCCAGCCTTCCTGCAGCACCTCGTCGACCTGTACCGTGCCCAGCGACAGCGGCAGGCCGCCGATCTGGAACGTGCCGTCGGCCTTGGTCACCGTCGAGCGTTCGCCGGCGTCGAGCACGCCGTTCTTGTTCTCGTCGACGAAGATCGTCCAGCCGCCGAGGCCTTGCTCGCCGGCGTCCTTGACCCCGTCGCCGTCGGCGTCGAGGAACTTGACGCCGCTGATGATGGCGGCCTTCTCGGTGTTGAACTCCTCGAAGCCGTCGTCGGCGCCGTAGGTCGTGCCCGGCCGCCCGAACTCGGCATAGACCGTGATGTAGGCGGTGCTCAGGTCGGCGGCCCCGAACAGCGAGACCGGCACGTAGAAGATGTAGTCGTCATTGCCGCTGCCCGACGAGTGGGCGTCCATCAGCAGCGTCTTGTCGCCCCCGGCGTCCAGATCGAAGACCTTGGTGAAGTCGGCGTCCAGTTCTTGCGTGCCGGAGATGTAGTCCGCGCCCGTGGCGGGGGCCGACGAATAGTAGATCTTCATCGCGTTCAGCGCGGTGAAGGGGTTCTCGTTGGTCTCGTTGAGGTCCAGCCGGAACTCCAGATACTGCACGCCGTTGATCAGCCGGATGGGGATCTGGTTGAACGTCAGGCTGCTGGTCTTGGCGGCGTTGGTGTTGAGCACGCCGCTGGCGTCGGTGTTGAAGCCGTTCTCGTTGCCGTCGTTGTCGCCTATGGCGAGGAACGGATCATAGTTGCCGGTGCCCGAACCGATCGCGTCGCCGCGTGTGATGACCACGCCGTTTACGGTCGTCGAACTGCCTGGTGCGGTGATGTCTATGTCGGCCATGACTTGCTCCCGAGCGCTCCGCGCGCGTGCCCTCCGGGCTCGTCCGCGCGATCCAAACGAAGGCCTCGATCACAACGTCGACGGGGGAGACGGATGCCGGGTCCGAGGTCGGCGTCGGAGGCGTGCGCGCGGATCCGTGACGTTCGCGACCGTCTGCCGGGGTGCGGCTTTCGCCTTCCCGTGATCGGTCGAAGACATTCGTGGAGCACGCGCCGCCTACGCGAAGCGAAACAGCGGCTAGCGATCTGCCGAGTTCAGCTTCACGTCAATAACTCGGCCTTAGCAATGACAAGTCGTCATGCAGGATTGATTAGT includes:
- a CDS encoding type I secretion system permease/ATPase, with protein sequence MSGRGGAGRVQGSGRRVLPEPLAEAFGTCRRHLLIAAGFSALVNILYLAPTLYMLQIYDRVLPTSGLLSLAFLTMAVVLALATLAVLDSLRQRILVRLGLRLDRLLAPEVLTRLTGGLGPDAGPRRRQAMREFDSFRNVVSGPAATAMLDAPWTPIYLALCFVLHPILGVISVIGAGALLILAILNEQATRAKLEALNEASAQAYASQEAIASHGGLVKALGMREPLIVRQLLERRAAVGLQADAQFTGGIYTGLIRFLRLTLQSLALGAGAWLAVRHEISAGGVIAASILLSRSLAPVEQIVGAWKSVIQARDGLRTLVDLFERSPAAPVRTRLPEPKGRLRAEQASVRTPDGSGMILRGVSFDLNPGEIIGVVGPSGAGKTTLARVLVGALTPDLGCVRIDGADLADWQSERLAAHIGYLPQNCGLFAGTVKENIARFASITESDPREIDERAVAAATAAGAHEMILRLPQAYDTPLGPGGAGVSAGQAQRLALARALYGTPQVFVFDEPNSNLDFEGETALEHAIAAQKARGAALVVIAHRLNILGVADKLLVLREGAMDLYGPRREVLQALEARVAGLPRPANASSDLRVSG
- a CDS encoding beta strand repeat-containing protein, whose protein sequence is MADIDITAPGSSTTVNGVVITRGDAIGSGTGNYDPFLAIGDNDGNENGFNTDASGVLNTNAAKTSSLTFNQIPIRLINGVQYLEFRLDLNETNENPFTALNAMKIYYSSAPATGADYISGTQELDADFTKVFDLDAGGDKTLLMDAHSSGSGNDDYIFYVPVSLFGAADLSTAYITVYAEFGRPGTTYGADDGFEEFNTEKAAIISGVKFLDADGDGVKDAGEQGLGGWTIFVDENKNGVLDAGERSTVTKADGTFQIGGLPLSLGTVQVDEVLQEGWTQTTGAFETVTLAEPTTYNVQIGNQPIPPHVDVVKTAGTRTDGDGNGDDAGDTQVFNFTVTNTGTIKLLNVTLMDDNGTPGNTADDLPITLAGLTDQDGDGQADDLAVGASATGSLLHVFSQAEIEAGGYTNTGTATGSSASGISVSDSDPETVTLTRNPALNITKDATVPGGTADAAGEQISYVITVANTGNVMLDGVTVTDPYADAGSIVRGADVVGDNDGLLEVGETWGYTAKHTVTQAEIDSNGGGDGALENTATADSNQTGPDTDDASVPVDRRPSLNITKDATVPGGTADAAGEQISYVITVANTGNTTLDGVTVTDPYADAGSIVRGADVVGDNDGLLEVGETWGYTAKHTVTQAELDSNGGGDGQLENTATADSNQTGPDTDDASVPVAQRASLNITKDASVPGGTADAAGEQISYVITVANTGNTTLDGVTVTDPYADAGSIVRGADVVGDNDGLLEVGETWGYTAKHTVTQAEIDSNGGGDGALENTATADSNQTGPDTDDASVPVDRRPSLNITKDATVPGGTADAAGEQISYVITVANTGNTTLDGVTVTDPYADAGSIVRGADVVGDNDGLLEVGETWGYTAKHTVTQAEIDSNGGGDGALENTATADSNQTGPDTDDASVPVDRRPSLNITKDATVPGGTADAAGEQISYVITVANTGNTTLDGVTVTDPYADAGSIVRGADVVGDNDGLLEVGETWGYTAKHTVTQAELDSNGGGDGQLENTATADSNQTGPDTDDASVPVAQRAAIDIEKYVSIDGGATWNDADDPMGPIATSGANIMFKFVVANTGNVTLTNASVTDTVFDLNGAAAGTARDVGTLAVGASTEFQISAPWTAGQHVNDATASGSYSGGTASDHDLAYYYGLIDTVGVRTPGFWLSPNGLTFWDGTVGNETKSGPDFPDGELLAYNNGIVDGPDPGNSNKEERYILLGDDNGNGITDAGEDTLQMSLALALKVIDASQKPSQDARYVLGRDVIAAWLNFEAGNSSGDPLDPNSPAAKMNQAIDWLQQYADANHDGIADFNGPAVKQSSAAWQGSGAALHTALDDYNNNGTISGFTFAGDGDDKLFVSMLTRYHEDVLA